A single region of the Camelus ferus isolate YT-003-E chromosome 2, BCGSAC_Cfer_1.0, whole genome shotgun sequence genome encodes:
- the OTUD4 gene encoding OTU domain-containing protein 4 isoform X3, with translation MGLDTSEVADENNSEISDSEDDSYKSTATTANDVNGFKALSSDQHPKNNGNSPSLPLSRKVLKSLNPAVYRNVEYEIWLKSKQAQQKHDYSIAAGLQYEVGDKCQVRLDHNGKFPNSDFQGVHSENGPVLVEELGKKHSPKNLKPPPSESWNTVSGKRMKKPPSGQNFHSDIDYRGPKTPSKPAKAPATLPPRLQHPSGVRPHAASSHPAGSQPQKPASEHRSLSRTPSQIIRKPDRERVEDFDPTIRESNYFGLSPEERREKQAIEESRLLYEIQNRDEQAFPALSSSAVSQSASPSSNPGIQRKSSHVSDRKGGRRRTDPEERKDKGAPSHHLKAGASDSVHGHVPLDKKPEPGTLENISNDKCSRISSPSKSKKLECPPPAEQKPAEHVSLSSPAPLLVSPEVHLTPAVPSLPATVPAWPSESTTFGPTGVPAPIPVLSVTQTLTTGPDSAVSQAHLTPSPVPVSIQAVNQPLMPLPQTLSLYQDPLYPGFPCNEKGDRAIAPPYSLCHTGEDLPKDKNILRFFFNLGVKAYSCPMWAPHSYLYPLHQAYLAACRMYPKVPVPTYPQNPWFQEAPSAQNESDCTCPDAHFPMQTEASVNGQMPQAEIGPPPFSSPLVIPPSQVSESHGQLSYQADLESDNSGQLLHAEYEESLSGKNLFPQPSFGPNPFLGPVPIAPPFFPPVWYGYPFQGFIENPVMRQNVVLPSDEKGELDVPLENLDLSKECASVSTVDEFLEARGEDTHCLPDAGGSEHEGRAGQSPQTPKAALASASIPPGAEGKAHPPTQILNRERETVPVELEPKRTIPSLKEKPEKAKDPKTAADVVSGANSVDNRVQRPKEESSEDESEVSNILRSGRSKQFYNQTYGGRKYKSDWGYAGRGGYQHARSEESWKGQPSRSRDEGYQYHRNVRGRPYRGDRRRSGMGDGHRGQHT, from the exons ATGGGACTAGACACCTCTGAAGTAGCTGATGAAAACAACAGTGAAATATCAGATTCAGAGGATGACAGTTACAA GAGTACAGCTACCACTGCTAATGATGTGAATGGATTTAAAGCTTTGTCAAGTGatcag CACCCGAAAAACAATGGGAACTCTCCTAGCCTTCCTTTGTCTAGAAAGGTTCTTAAGTCACTCAATCCAGCAGTCTATAGAAATGTGGAATATGAAATTTGGCTGAAGTCTAAACAAG CTCAACAAAAACATGATTATTCCATTGCTGCTGGCTTACAGTATGAAGTTGGAGATAAATGCCAA GTGAGGTTGGATCACAATGGAAAATTTCCTAATTCAGACTTCCAAGGGGTTCACTCTGAGAACGGACCAGTTTTGGTCGAGGAACTTGGAAAGAA acacTCACCGAAGAACCTCAAACCACCTCCCTCAGAAAGCTGGAACACAGTGTCAGGGAAGAGGATGAAAAAACCTCCTTCCGGACAAAATTTCCATTCTG ACATTGATTACAGAGGGCCAAAGACCCCAAGCAAGCCAGCGAAAGCCCCAGCCACACTACCTCCTCGGCTGCAGCACCCTTCGGGGGTGAGACCGCACGCCGCCTCCAGCCACCCCGCAGGGTCGCAGCCTCAGAAGCCTGCCAGCGAGCACAGAAGTTTGAGCAGGACACCCTCACAGATCATAAG AAAACCTGATCGTGAGAGAGTGGAGGATTTTGACCCCACGATTCGAGAATCTAACTATTTCGGCCTCTCTCCAGAAGAGCGCAGGGAGAAACAAGCTATAGAGGAATCTCGGTTACTCTATGAAATTCAGAACAGAGATGAACAGGCTTTCCCGGCCCTTTCC agctcagCAGTCAGTCAGTCAGCTTCTCCGAGTAGCAACCCGGGTATCCAGAGAAAGTCATCCCACGTGAGCGATAGAAAAGGAGGCAGACGGAGGACGGATCCCGAAGAGCGGAAAGATAAAGGTGCGCCATCGCATCATCTGAAGGCGGGTGCTTCAG ATTCTGTCCATGGACATGTTCCCTTGGATAAAAAACCTGAGCCAGGCACATTGGAG aatATTAGCAATGATAAATGTTCAAGGATTTCATCACCATCAAAGTCAAAGAAATTAGAGTGCCCACCTCCTGCAGAACAA AAGCCAGCAGAACACGTGTCTTTGTCAAGTCCAGCTCCCCTTCTAGTGTCTCCAGAGGTACATCTAACTCCTGCGGTGCCTTCTCTACCAGCCACTGTGCCAGCCTGGCCAAGTGAATCGACAACTTTTGGACCAACAG GTGTCCCTGCTCCAATTCCCGTTTTGTCAGTGACACAGACTCTGACCACTGGACCTGATTCTGCTGTGTCCCAAGCTCACTTAACACCCTCTCCAGTTCCTGTGTCAATACAAGCCGTGAACCAGCCCTTGATGCCTTTGCCTCAGACGCTGAGCCTTTACCAAGACCCACTCTATCCTGGGTTTCCTTGTAATGAAAAGGGAGATCGAGCCATTGCACCACCTTACTCACTGTGTCACACTGGGGAGGACCTGCCTAAAG ATAAGAACATTCTTCGATTCTTCTTCAATCTCGGTGTAAAG GCATATAGTTGTCCTATGTGGGCCCCACATTCTTACCTGTACCCTCTGCACCAGGCCTACCTGGCAGCCTGCAGGATGTACCCAAAGGTCCCTGTCCCTACGTATCCTCAAAATCCTTGGTTCCAAGAAGCTCCTTCTGCTCAGAATGAAAGTGATTGTACCTGTCCGGATGCCCACTTTCCCATGCAGACCGAGGCCAGCGTCAATGGTCAGATGCCACAGGCAGAGATCGGACCGCCGCCATTTTCTTCACCTCTGGTTATCCCCCCATCTCAGGTGTCTGAAAGTCATGGACAGTTGTCTTATCAGGCAGACCTTGAATCTGACAACTCTGGGCAGCTTCTTCATGCTGAATATGAAGAGTCACTAAGCGGCAAGAATCTGTTCCCACAGCCATCCTTTGGACCGAATCCGTTCTTAGGCCCAGTTCCCATcgcccctcctttctttcctcccgtTTGGTATGGGTACCCTTTTCAGGGATTCATAGAAAATCCAGTAATGCGGCAGAATGTTGTTCTGCCCTCTGATGAGAAAGGAGAGTTAGACGTGCCCCTGGAAAATCTGGATCTGTCGAAAGAATGTGCTTCAGTTTCCACAGTGGATGaatttctggaggccagaggtgaAGACACGCACTGTCTCCCTGACGCAGGTGGGAGCGAGCATGAAGGCCGGGCGGGGCAGTCGCCCCAGACGCCCAAGGCAGCCCTGGCGTCGGCTTCCATCCCTcctggagcagaggggaaggcTCATCCTCCCACTCAGATTTtaaacagagagagggaaactGTGCCTGTTGAACTTGAGCCTAAAAGGACCATTCCAAGTCTGaaggaaaaaccagaaaaagCGAAAGATCCTAAGACTGCTGCTGATGTGGTCAGTGGGGCCAACTCTGTGGATAACAGAGTGCAGAGACCAAAAGAAGAGAGTTCGGAGGATGAGAGCGAAGTGTCAAATATTCTGAGAAGTGGGAGATCCAAGCAGTTCTACAACCAGACTTACGGAGGCAGGAAGTACAAAAGCGACTGGGGCTATGCTGGCCGGGGCGGGTATCAGCATGCCAGGAGCGAGGAGTCCTGGAAGGGGCAGCCGAGCAGGAGCCGTGATGAGGGTTATCAGTACCATCGGAACGTCCGGGGTCGGCCGTACCGGGGGGACAGGAGGAGATCAGGAATGGGAGACGGCCATCGTGGACAGCACACTTGA